In Arthrobacter sp. StoSoilB5, one genomic interval encodes:
- a CDS encoding ROK family protein, which produces MTAPLAQATHVIGVDLGGTKTAAGVVSELGEVLMSETIPTLNRDGGEAILDATAALITGLVERAADAGLSVSGVGVGSAGVIDAVAGSVVSATDAILGWAGTSLVTGLSSRLAVPVVRAVNDVHAHALGEAWLGAAAGSSSSLMVAFGTGVGGSFVLNGAPVLGHRFVGGHVGHVASPLAVFDGVPLPCVCGGSGHIEAISSGPAIYESFLRFGGSSREAADTRGVFALAASGTHDGGAAALRAIGIGATAAGQAVGGLINILDPETVVISGGLADAGELWWKPMETALRQELLAPLDDVPVVRATLGNTAAIVGAAKLVL; this is translated from the coding sequence GTGACCGCTCCCCTAGCCCAAGCGACCCACGTGATCGGTGTTGATCTCGGCGGCACCAAAACCGCCGCCGGGGTTGTTTCCGAGCTTGGTGAAGTGCTCATGTCGGAGACCATTCCGACGTTGAACAGGGACGGTGGCGAGGCGATCCTCGACGCCACCGCAGCGCTGATCACGGGCTTGGTGGAGCGCGCTGCCGACGCCGGACTTTCCGTGTCCGGCGTCGGCGTCGGCTCCGCAGGGGTCATCGATGCTGTTGCCGGGTCTGTGGTGTCGGCGACCGACGCGATTCTTGGCTGGGCCGGGACTTCCCTTGTTACCGGGCTGTCCTCACGGCTTGCTGTCCCGGTGGTGCGTGCCGTTAACGACGTCCACGCCCACGCCCTCGGTGAGGCCTGGCTTGGTGCGGCTGCCGGTTCCTCGAGCTCGCTCATGGTCGCCTTCGGAACCGGAGTTGGCGGGAGCTTTGTGCTGAACGGCGCTCCTGTCCTGGGACACCGCTTTGTTGGCGGGCATGTAGGTCACGTCGCGTCGCCGCTGGCTGTGTTTGACGGCGTTCCGTTGCCTTGCGTGTGCGGTGGATCAGGACACATCGAGGCCATCTCCTCGGGGCCCGCCATTTACGAATCGTTCCTGCGCTTTGGTGGTTCTTCGCGTGAGGCAGCGGACACGCGGGGCGTGTTTGCGCTGGCCGCTTCAGGAACTCACGACGGCGGTGCTGCCGCTTTGCGTGCCATCGGCATCGGGGCCACGGCGGCCGGACAAGCCGTAGGTGGGCTCATTAACATTCTCGACCCCGAAACCGTGGTGATATCCGGCGGGCTGGCCGATGCCGGCGAGCTTTGGTGGAAACCCATGGAGACGGCCCTGCGCCAGGAATTGCTGGCACCGTTGGACGACGTCCCGGTAGTGCGGGCGACCCTCGGCAACACCGCGGCCATCGTTGGTGCCGCGAAACTTGTTCTTTAG
- a CDS encoding ABC transporter permease — protein sequence MILGITLLVFLVLQAAPGDQASSALGDGASEEAKQQYRQENGLNDPLVLQYFRFLGKLLQLDLGVTTPPAKSVASMIGSAFPLTLQLTFLGVLIAIVLSLAFGILGALYRDKWQDQLVRVFSIAAIATPSFWLGILLIQWFALGANPMFPSGGIATPESGFGGWLNSMALPALALGIPVSASLIRVVRTSMVEELDRDYVRTAIGNGVPYREVVSKNVLRNALVTPVTVLGLRVGYLLGGAVVIEMIFALPGMGQLILNGITNLDVNLVQGVVLTISVTFVLVNIVVDLLYLLINPRIRTV from the coding sequence ATGATCCTGGGCATTACGTTGCTCGTCTTCCTCGTCCTGCAGGCCGCTCCCGGCGACCAGGCCAGTTCCGCCCTCGGTGACGGCGCCAGCGAAGAAGCGAAGCAGCAATACCGCCAGGAAAATGGCCTCAACGACCCCCTGGTTCTGCAGTACTTCCGATTCCTCGGCAAGCTCCTGCAGTTGGACCTCGGCGTCACTACCCCGCCGGCCAAGTCGGTGGCTTCCATGATCGGCTCGGCGTTCCCGCTGACGCTGCAGCTCACCTTCCTGGGCGTCCTCATCGCGATTGTCCTTTCGCTCGCGTTCGGCATCCTCGGTGCCCTCTACCGCGACAAGTGGCAGGACCAGTTGGTCCGCGTCTTCTCGATCGCCGCGATCGCCACGCCGTCGTTCTGGCTCGGCATCCTGCTCATCCAGTGGTTCGCCCTGGGCGCCAACCCAATGTTCCCCTCAGGCGGAATTGCGACGCCGGAATCAGGCTTTGGCGGTTGGCTCAACTCGATGGCCCTTCCGGCACTCGCGCTCGGCATCCCCGTCTCGGCCTCGTTGATCCGCGTGGTGCGTACCTCCATGGTGGAAGAGCTTGACCGCGACTACGTCCGCACCGCCATCGGCAACGGCGTTCCCTACCGCGAGGTCGTCTCCAAGAACGTCCTCCGCAACGCGCTCGTCACCCCGGTGACCGTGCTGGGACTACGCGTCGGCTACTTGCTGGGTGGCGCCGTCGTGATTGAAATGATCTTCGCCCTGCCCGGCATGGGCCAGCTGATCCTCAACGGCATCACCAACCTGGACGTCAACCTGGTTCAGGGCGTGGTGCTCACCATCTCGGTCACCTTTGTCCTGGTGAACATCGTGGTGGACCTTCTCTACCTGCTCATCAACCCCCGAATCAGGACGGTATAG
- a CDS encoding dipeptide/oligopeptide/nickel ABC transporter permease/ATP-binding protein, whose protein sequence is MRSKLAERLSAPGIRFKALPWGSRIALLFLIMIVLAAVFAPVIAPHDPLETFIPATPPGTEHFFGTDRLGRDIFSRLLFGAQSSLLIGLGAVGLAILAGALLGSFAATSSKSVNEIIMRLMDILMAFPGIALAAVLLAAFGNSVPTIIIAIAIIYTPQLARVVRANVLAQYGEDYVRAERVIGAGRFYILVKHIVRNTAAPVLVFATVMVADAIILEASLSFLGAGVQDPAPSWGNVISYGRNLVLSGGWWATTFAGVTILLTVLSLNILAEGLTDAMVNPKLRRAPVVKDDDGSAAAIAVDSEVATSVAQPSVVEEHELDGVRAASGDAGTDDFGKSALLTDVRVAATNPHLLLDKELELLAAIEAKRTDRLPQVAATARNVLEVKNLSIRFPGRFGDIAIVDNVSFTVREGETMGLVGESGCGKSITSLAVMGLLPKTAQVTGSIKFDGKELLDPETKHSKVKAYEGLRGEQIAMVYQDALSSLNPSMKIKDQMEQLTKRGGRKTPAELLEMVKLDPVRTLASYPHELSGGQRQRVLIAMALSRSPKIVVADEPTTALDVTVQKQVVDLLNELREQLGFAMVFVSHDLALVASLAHRITVMYAGQVVESARASELLQNPKHEYTRGLLGAVLSIEADAVRLHQIPGTVPSPRDFATGDRFAARSLRADADPHQKLVLTTVPTANGDDADHYWASHLKEDAK, encoded by the coding sequence ATGCGCAGCAAGCTCGCAGAACGGCTAAGCGCCCCGGGCATACGCTTCAAGGCCCTGCCCTGGGGCTCCCGCATCGCCCTGCTCTTCCTCATCATGATTGTCCTGGCAGCCGTCTTCGCGCCGGTCATTGCACCGCACGATCCTCTGGAGACGTTCATCCCGGCCACCCCGCCGGGCACCGAACACTTCTTCGGCACGGACCGTCTGGGCCGTGACATCTTCTCGCGGCTCCTCTTCGGTGCCCAGTCATCGCTGCTGATCGGCCTTGGCGCAGTTGGCCTGGCAATCCTCGCCGGTGCACTCCTCGGTTCCTTCGCCGCGACGTCCAGCAAGTCCGTCAATGAGATCATCATGCGGCTCATGGACATACTCATGGCATTCCCCGGTATCGCGCTGGCTGCTGTGTTGTTGGCCGCTTTCGGCAACTCGGTTCCGACGATCATCATCGCGATCGCCATCATCTACACTCCCCAACTGGCACGCGTGGTCCGCGCCAACGTGCTGGCCCAGTACGGCGAAGACTATGTCCGTGCCGAGCGCGTGATCGGTGCAGGCCGTTTCTACATCCTGGTCAAGCACATCGTCCGCAATACCGCCGCTCCGGTGCTGGTGTTCGCCACGGTCATGGTGGCCGACGCCATCATCCTCGAGGCATCGCTGTCCTTCCTGGGCGCCGGCGTCCAGGATCCTGCGCCGTCGTGGGGCAACGTGATTTCCTACGGCCGCAACCTGGTCCTGTCCGGCGGCTGGTGGGCCACCACTTTCGCGGGTGTGACCATCCTGCTGACCGTGCTGTCCCTGAACATCCTGGCCGAGGGCCTCACCGACGCCATGGTGAACCCGAAGCTGCGCCGTGCTCCTGTGGTAAAGGACGACGACGGCTCTGCCGCGGCTATAGCTGTTGATTCCGAGGTTGCGACGTCGGTCGCCCAGCCCTCCGTGGTTGAAGAACACGAGCTCGACGGCGTCCGCGCGGCTTCCGGAGACGCCGGCACCGATGATTTCGGCAAGTCAGCCCTCCTCACCGATGTGAGGGTCGCAGCCACCAACCCGCACCTCCTGCTGGACAAGGAATTGGAACTGCTCGCAGCCATCGAAGCCAAGCGCACGGACCGCCTCCCCCAGGTCGCGGCAACCGCCCGCAACGTCCTCGAAGTGAAGAACCTGTCCATCCGCTTCCCGGGCCGCTTCGGCGACATCGCGATCGTGGACAACGTCTCCTTCACGGTCCGCGAAGGCGAAACCATGGGTCTGGTGGGCGAATCCGGTTGCGGTAAATCCATCACCTCGTTGGCGGTGATGGGACTGCTGCCCAAGACGGCCCAAGTCACCGGATCCATCAAGTTCGACGGCAAGGAACTGCTGGACCCAGAGACCAAGCACAGCAAGGTCAAAGCCTACGAAGGCCTCCGCGGCGAACAAATCGCCATGGTCTACCAGGACGCCTTGAGCTCCCTGAATCCGTCCATGAAGATCAAGGACCAGATGGAGCAGCTCACCAAGCGCGGCGGGCGAAAGACCCCGGCGGAACTGCTGGAAATGGTGAAACTGGACCCCGTCCGGACCTTGGCTAGCTACCCGCACGAGCTCTCCGGCGGACAGCGCCAGCGCGTGCTGATCGCCATGGCCCTGTCCCGTTCACCGAAGATCGTTGTGGCCGACGAACCCACCACCGCTTTGGACGTCACCGTCCAAAAGCAAGTTGTTGATCTCCTGAACGAGCTGCGCGAACAGCTCGGATTCGCCATGGTGTTTGTTAGCCACGACCTCGCTTTGGTGGCCTCGCTGGCCCACCGCATCACGGTCATGTACGCCGGCCAAGTGGTTGAGTCCGCACGGGCATCGGAGCTCCTGCAGAACCCCAAGCACGAGTACACGCGGGGCTTGCTCGGCGCGGTCCTCTCCATCGAGGCCGACGCCGTCCGCCTGCACCAGATCCCCGGCACAGTCCCGTCCCCGCGGGATTTCGCCACGGGTGACCGGTTCGCAGCACGTTCATTGCGTGCCGACGCCGATCCCCACCAGAAGCTGGTCCTCACCACTGTTCCAACCGCGAACGGGGACGACGCCGACCACTACTGGGCGAGCCACCTGAAGGAGGACGCGAAATGA
- a CDS encoding ABC transporter substrate-binding protein — protein sequence MVRHLMSKTINSLPLVNDASRRNFLKLSGAVGAAAAFTATLSACGGAASTTTGNTANTAAVNKDLIIEAGISYALSTGFDPLSSSGATPMAANLHIFEGLIELHPATRQPYNALAATDPKKINDTTYQVTIRDGAKFHDGSPVTTEDVAFSFTRVMDPANKSLFSQFIPFIQDVKPLDAKTVEFTLKYAFPGFGPRISVVKIVPKALATDLKAFDAKPIGSGPYKLVSAVKDDKIVFEAFADYNGPKPALAKGMTWLLLSDAAARVTAVQSGRVQAIEDVPYLDVDGLKSKVKVESVQSFGLLFLMFNCAKAPFDKKLVRQALHYGLDKEAIIKKALFGNAKAASSYFQEGHPDYVKAKNVYGFDTSKAGDLLKQAGVTNLEFELLTTDTAWVKDVAPLILESWNKIPGVKVTVKSLQSGALYSDRVGKGDYTVVAAPGDPSVFGNDADLLLSWFYSGATWMEKRAFWTTPERSKLQELMNKGSQASGDDAKKIVAEIVNMVSDEVPLYPILHRQLPSAWDEKKLNGFQPLPTTGLSFIDVGRTA from the coding sequence ATGGTGAGGCACCTTATGAGCAAGACGATCAACAGCCTGCCGCTGGTCAACGACGCCAGCCGCCGGAACTTCCTGAAGCTAAGCGGCGCAGTTGGTGCAGCAGCCGCCTTCACGGCAACCCTCTCTGCGTGCGGCGGCGCTGCCAGCACCACAACAGGGAACACGGCGAACACGGCAGCCGTGAACAAGGACCTCATTATCGAGGCAGGCATCTCCTACGCTCTCTCCACGGGCTTCGACCCGCTGAGCTCCTCGGGCGCCACGCCGATGGCAGCCAACCTGCACATCTTTGAAGGCCTCATCGAGCTGCACCCGGCAACCCGACAGCCCTACAACGCACTGGCCGCAACGGATCCCAAGAAGATCAACGACACCACGTACCAGGTGACCATCCGTGATGGTGCCAAGTTCCACGACGGCTCCCCCGTCACCACCGAGGACGTCGCTTTCTCCTTTACACGTGTCATGGATCCGGCGAACAAGTCCCTGTTTTCCCAGTTCATCCCCTTCATCCAAGACGTCAAGCCGCTCGACGCGAAGACCGTCGAGTTCACCCTTAAGTACGCCTTCCCGGGCTTCGGACCCCGCATCTCGGTGGTCAAGATTGTTCCCAAGGCACTAGCGACCGACCTGAAGGCCTTCGACGCCAAGCCAATCGGCTCCGGTCCCTACAAGCTCGTCTCGGCAGTCAAGGACGACAAGATCGTCTTTGAAGCCTTCGCCGATTACAACGGCCCCAAGCCCGCGCTGGCCAAGGGCATGACGTGGCTGTTGCTTTCGGACGCCGCGGCCCGCGTCACCGCCGTCCAGTCCGGTCGTGTGCAGGCCATTGAAGACGTTCCGTACCTGGACGTCGATGGCCTCAAGTCCAAGGTGAAGGTGGAGTCCGTCCAGTCCTTCGGCCTGCTGTTCCTCATGTTCAACTGCGCCAAGGCACCGTTCGACAAAAAGCTGGTCCGCCAAGCCCTGCACTACGGCCTGGACAAGGAAGCCATCATTAAGAAGGCCCTCTTCGGCAACGCGAAGGCTGCCAGCTCCTATTTCCAGGAAGGCCACCCGGACTACGTCAAGGCCAAGAACGTCTACGGTTTTGACACTTCCAAGGCCGGGGACCTGCTGAAGCAGGCGGGAGTCACCAACCTCGAGTTCGAACTGCTCACCACGGACACTGCCTGGGTGAAAGACGTTGCACCGCTGATCCTTGAGTCGTGGAACAAGATCCCGGGCGTCAAGGTCACCGTCAAGAGCCTGCAGTCCGGCGCCCTTTACAGCGACCGCGTGGGCAAGGGCGATTACACCGTGGTTGCTGCCCCCGGTGATCCATCCGTGTTCGGTAACGATGCGGACCTGCTCCTGAGCTGGTTCTACTCGGGTGCCACGTGGATGGAGAAGCGCGCCTTCTGGACCACTCCTGAGCGCAGCAAGCTGCAGGAACTCATGAACAAGGGATCGCAAGCTTCCGGAGACGACGCAAAGAAGATCGTCGCCGAAATCGTGAACATGGTTTCGGACGAGGTCCCCCTGTACCCGATCCTCCACCGCCAGCTTCCCAGCGCCTGGGACGAGAAAAAGCTCAACGGCTTCCAGCCCCTGCCTACCACCGGATTGTCGTTCATCGACGTCGGACGTACCGCCTAG
- a CDS encoding dihydrodipicolinate synthase family protein has protein sequence MSTQFQGVIPPVITPRHADGSIDTTSLKNVTKHLIDGGVSGLFVLGSSGEVPYLTNAERELVVSTIADANAGAVPLIVGANEQTTNRVIEEARKVVDLGADAIVVTSMYYAIGNAAETETHFRSIHAAIDKPIFAYDVPVRTHFKLPTDLLVRLGRDGVIAGVKDSSGDDVSFRQLLLAAKDIPNFDIFTGHEVVVDGALLGGAQGVVPGLGNVDPAGYRRLFDAAQAGDWALAAREQDRLADVFEIVYTPNGRVSGGAAGLGAFKTALQVMGVIESNTMSEPMLSLNESETALIREILERNGLV, from the coding sequence GTGTCCACTCAGTTCCAGGGCGTCATTCCCCCGGTCATCACCCCGCGCCACGCCGACGGCAGCATCGATACTACGTCGCTGAAAAACGTCACCAAGCACCTGATCGACGGCGGTGTGTCCGGCCTTTTCGTCCTGGGCTCCTCCGGCGAAGTCCCCTACCTCACCAACGCCGAGCGTGAACTGGTGGTCTCCACCATCGCCGACGCCAACGCCGGAGCCGTCCCGCTGATCGTGGGCGCAAACGAGCAGACCACCAACCGCGTGATCGAGGAAGCGCGCAAAGTGGTGGATCTTGGTGCCGACGCGATCGTAGTCACGTCCATGTACTACGCAATCGGCAACGCCGCGGAGACCGAAACGCACTTCCGCAGCATCCACGCCGCCATCGACAAGCCGATCTTCGCTTACGACGTCCCGGTCCGCACCCACTTCAAGCTGCCCACGGACCTGCTGGTCCGGCTTGGCCGCGACGGTGTTATCGCCGGCGTCAAGGACTCCTCGGGCGACGACGTCTCCTTCCGCCAGCTGCTTTTGGCAGCCAAGGACATTCCCAACTTCGACATTTTCACGGGTCACGAAGTTGTGGTGGATGGCGCCCTCCTTGGCGGCGCGCAGGGCGTCGTTCCGGGTCTTGGCAACGTTGACCCGGCCGGTTACCGACGCCTTTTCGACGCCGCGCAGGCCGGAGACTGGGCTCTCGCGGCAAGGGAGCAGGACCGCCTGGCCGACGTCTTCGAGATCGTCTACACCCCCAACGGCCGCGTCTCCGGTGGTGCCGCTGGGCTGGGTGCCTTCAAGACCGCACTGCAGGTCATGGGAGTCATCGAGTCGAACACCATGAGCGAGCCCATGCTGTCTTTGAATGAATCGGAGACCGCGTTGATTCGCGAAATCCTGGAGCGGAACGGGCTGGTCTAA
- a CDS encoding ATP-binding cassette domain-containing protein, whose translation MSESIQQGSKPVIELKDVKVYHHARTGGLFRPNIVKAVDGVDFSISRGETVGIVGESGCGKSTLASVLVGLQPPTSGEVLFHGKPAIKRNASMRKQFGRSVSVVFQDPATALNPRMTIQDILTDPLQIHGIGNAASRAAKVKELLALVGLPQSAAEVTPSQVSGGQRQRVAIARALALDPDIIVADEPTSALDVSVRAQVLNLLSDLKTQLNLGMVFISHDIQTVRYVSDRICVMYFGKIVEQGTAAQVFDNPSNDYTKKLLGAAPSLLHI comes from the coding sequence ATGAGCGAGTCAATTCAACAAGGCTCCAAGCCGGTCATCGAACTCAAGGACGTCAAGGTCTACCACCATGCACGGACGGGCGGCCTGTTCCGGCCGAACATCGTCAAAGCCGTCGACGGCGTTGACTTCAGCATCAGCCGTGGCGAAACCGTGGGCATCGTGGGTGAGTCCGGCTGCGGCAAGTCCACGCTCGCGTCCGTGCTCGTGGGACTCCAGCCGCCGACGTCGGGCGAGGTGCTGTTCCACGGCAAGCCGGCCATCAAGCGGAACGCATCCATGCGCAAGCAGTTTGGCCGCTCCGTTTCCGTGGTCTTCCAGGATCCTGCGACGGCGCTCAACCCGCGCATGACCATTCAGGACATCCTGACCGATCCGCTTCAGATCCACGGAATCGGCAACGCGGCCAGCCGCGCAGCCAAGGTCAAGGAACTGTTGGCGCTGGTCGGCTTGCCGCAATCGGCAGCCGAGGTGACGCCGTCGCAAGTTTCCGGCGGCCAGCGCCAGCGTGTGGCGATCGCCCGCGCCCTGGCGTTGGATCCGGACATCATCGTGGCGGACGAGCCGACGTCGGCCCTGGACGTTTCGGTCCGCGCGCAGGTCCTGAACCTGCTGTCCGACCTGAAGACCCAGCTGAACCTCGGCATGGTGTTCATCTCGCACGATATCCAGACCGTCCGCTATGTATCGGACCGCATCTGCGTCATGTACTTCGGCAAAATCGTCGAGCAGGGCACAGCCGCACAGGTCTTCGACAACCCCAGCAACGACTACACCAAGAAGCTGCTGGGCGCCGCGCCGAGCCTGCTTCACATCTAG
- a CDS encoding sulfurtransferase, translating into MSTDLKPFVDWAWCARNQGKFILVDTRWYLDGSSGKDAYHAGHIPGAIFMDMDRWLSGPASQEAGRNPLPDPEVFAQGMREAGINDSDTVVAYDDAGGVIAARLVWMLRSTGNNAAILDGGMGSYPGDLTVEGTERRRGSFSARVWHLLADISEASSENYITVDARNRDRFEGRQDPIDPRPGHIPGAVNVPCRGNLDSTGHLLPEPQIRANFERAGVVSASNTITYCGSGVTACHNLLMMEQLAMGKGRLFVGGWSQYGHATDRPVETES; encoded by the coding sequence ATGAGCACTGACTTGAAGCCATTTGTGGATTGGGCCTGGTGCGCCCGCAACCAGGGAAAGTTCATTCTCGTGGATACGCGCTGGTACCTGGATGGATCATCCGGGAAGGATGCCTACCATGCTGGCCATATCCCAGGCGCCATCTTCATGGACATGGATAGATGGCTTTCCGGGCCAGCTTCCCAAGAGGCTGGGAGGAACCCGCTACCTGATCCTGAGGTGTTTGCCCAAGGGATGCGGGAAGCCGGCATCAACGATTCCGACACCGTGGTGGCCTATGACGACGCCGGTGGAGTCATCGCGGCCCGGCTGGTGTGGATGCTCCGATCGACAGGCAACAATGCAGCCATCCTGGACGGGGGTATGGGGAGCTATCCGGGAGACCTCACTGTGGAGGGCACGGAACGCCGGAGGGGCAGTTTCTCGGCCCGAGTGTGGCACCTGCTGGCAGACATCTCGGAGGCTTCCTCTGAAAACTACATCACTGTGGATGCCAGGAATCGCGACCGCTTCGAGGGCCGCCAAGACCCCATAGATCCCCGACCTGGCCACATACCCGGTGCCGTGAATGTCCCATGCCGCGGGAATCTCGACTCCACGGGACACCTGCTCCCGGAGCCGCAAATTCGTGCGAACTTCGAGCGTGCAGGAGTGGTGTCTGCATCGAACACCATTACCTATTGCGGATCCGGAGTGACCGCCTGCCACAACCTCCTGATGATGGAGCAATTGGCAATGGGCAAGGGGAGGCTATTCGTCGGCGGGTGGTCCCAGTACGGGCATGCGACGGACAGACCGGTCGAGACGGAGAGCTAA
- a CDS encoding N-acetylmannosamine-6-phosphate 2-epimerase — protein sequence MILTTEGLEALRSQLIVSCQAYPGEPMRDPRTTGQLAASAVIGGAAGVRVQGLADVQSTRTAVEVPVIGLWKDGHDGVFITPTLRHALAVAGAGAHVVAIDGTRRVRPDGLSLQATVAGIHAESHALVMADCGSFDDAVAAVEAGADLIGTTLAGYTGERPKSDGPDLVLLEQIASAGLGKPLLAEGRIHTPTQARQALDAGAFAVVVGTGITHPATITGWFKGAMHR from the coding sequence ATGATCCTCACCACTGAAGGCCTCGAAGCCCTCCGTTCCCAGCTGATCGTCTCTTGCCAGGCGTACCCGGGCGAGCCGATGCGTGACCCGCGAACCACTGGGCAATTGGCGGCTTCAGCGGTCATCGGCGGCGCCGCGGGGGTCCGCGTCCAAGGGTTGGCCGACGTGCAATCCACGCGCACCGCCGTCGAAGTCCCCGTCATCGGGCTCTGGAAGGACGGGCACGATGGCGTCTTCATCACCCCTACGCTCCGGCACGCGCTTGCCGTGGCTGGTGCCGGTGCGCATGTTGTGGCGATCGACGGGACCCGGCGGGTCCGCCCTGACGGATTGTCCCTTCAAGCGACCGTTGCCGGTATTCATGCGGAATCCCATGCGCTGGTCATGGCCGATTGCGGTTCGTTTGACGATGCTGTTGCAGCCGTTGAAGCCGGCGCGGACCTGATCGGTACCACGTTGGCCGGTTACACCGGCGAGCGCCCGAAGTCCGACGGCCCGGACCTGGTTCTCTTGGAGCAGATCGCTTCCGCGGGACTGGGCAAGCCGCTGCTCGCGGAAGGCCGGATCCACACCCCGACCCAGGCACGTCAGGCCCTCGATGCCGGTGCGTTCGCCGTAGTTGTAGGCACCGGCATCACACACCCGGCCACGATTACGGGTTGGTTCAAGGGCGCGATGCACAGGTAG